The genomic DNA CACGCGCTGCTGCTGGCCGCCCGAGAGCTGGCCGGGATATTTGTTGGCCTGCTCGGGGATCTTGACGCGCTTCAGGAAATGCATGGCGATTTCCTCGGCCTGCTTCTTCGGCGTCTTGCGCACCCAGATCGGCGCCAGCGTGCAGTTCTCCAGGATGGTCAGATGCGGGAACAGGTTGAAATGCTGGAACACCATGCCGACCTCGCGGCGCACCTCGTCGATCTTCTTTAGGTCGTTGGTCAGTTCCTTGCCGTCGACGATGATCTTGCCCTTCTGGTGCTCCTCCAGCCGGTTGATGCAGCGGATCATGGTCGACTTGCCGGAGCCGGACGGACCGCAGATGACGATGCGCTCGCCGCGCATCACCTTGAGGTTGATGTCCTTCAGCACATGGAACTCGCCGTACCATTTGTGCATGCCGACGATATCGATGGCGACATCGGTGGTCGAGACATGCATCTTCTTGGCATCGACCTTGATGTCTTCCGCGCTGACGGCGTTTTCGGTGCTCATGGCCAATTCCCCTTTTATCGTTCGATTTGATGCATGTCGTTATCCCAAAACCGTTTCACACTTTTGGGCGACATGCATCAGCGTTTGTAGCCGGTGTCGAGCCGGCGTTCGGTGTACATTGAATAGCGCGACATGCCGAAGCAGAACAGCCAGAATACGAAGGCGGCAAAGACGAGGCCGGATTTCGCGGTCTGCGGCGTCGCCCAGTTGGCGTCGGACAGGTTCTGTTTGACCACGCCCAAAAGGTCGAAGATCGAGATGATCAGCACCAGGCTGGTGTCCTTGAACATGCCGATGAAGGTGTTGACGATGGCGGGGATGACCAGCTTCAGCGCCTGCGGCAGCACGATCAGACCCATCTTCTGCCAGTAGCCGAGGCCGAGAGAATCGGCGCCCTCATACTGCCCCTTCGGGATCGCCTGAAGGCCACCGCGCACCACTTCCGCCATATAGGCGGCGGCGAACAGCGACACGCCGATCAGCGCCCGCAGGAACTTGTCGAAGGTGACACCGGCCGGCAGGAACAGCGGCAGCATGACACTGGCGAAAAACAACACCGTGATCAGCGGGATGCCGCGCACGGTCTCGATGAAAATCACACACAGCATCTTGACGATCGGCATCTTGGAGCGCCGGCCGAGCGCCAGCAGCGTGCCGAGCGGCAGCGACACGGCGATACCGACGAAAGAGAGGCTGAGCGTCACCAGCAGCCCGCCCCAGCGCGAAGTCTCGACAAGCGGGAGGCCGAACGCACCGCCGGACAAGAGAAAGAAAGACACAACCGGCAGCACCAGGAAGAGCAGGATGGCGTTCAGTCCCTTGCGCGGCACGCGTGGAATCAGCATCGGCACCAAAAGCACCACCAGCAGGACAGCGACCAGGATCGGCCGCCAGCGTTCCTCGACCGGATAGGTGCCGAACATGAACTGCCCAAACTTGGCGTTGACGAAGGCCCAGCAGGCGCCACTCCAGCCGTCGGGCTGGATGCCGCCCTGCGCGACCGTTGCGCAGACCGTGCGGTTGGGCCCGATCCATTGGGCGCTGATGAAGGCCCAGTTGATGACCTGCGGCAGCACCCAGAGAACAATGGCGATGCCGAGAACGGTGAGGATCGTGTCGCTGACCGAACCGATCAGGTTCTTGCGCACCCAGGCATAGGCGCCGCGCTCGGTGGGCGGCGCCGGCTGGGCAAGCGCCATCTCGGTGCGCACCCAGGACATATCGTGTTCCTGCATGACCCTACCTCTCCACCAGCGCCATTCTGGCGTTGACGACGTTCATCACCGCGGAGGTGATGAGGCTCAGCACCAGATAGGCGATCATCATGATAAATACGCCCTCGACCGCCTGCCCGGTCTGGTTGAGCACCGTGCCGGCAGTGGCGGTAAGGTCCGGATAGCCGATGGCGATCGCAAGCGAGGAGTTCTTGGTCAGGTTGAGATACTGGCTGGTCATCGGCGGAATGACGATACGCATCGCCTGCGGCACCACAACCAGGCGCAGAATCGGGCCGGAGCGCAGACCAAGGGCGCCGGCCGCCTCGGTCTGACCCTTGCTGACACCCCTGATGCCGGCGCGCACGATCTCGGCGATGAAGGCCGCCGTATAGCAGGAGAGCGCCAGATAGAGCGACAGGAACTCGGGTTTGACCTGGAAGCCGCCAGTCAGATTGAAGGTCGACTGCTTCGGCAGGTCGAAGGTGAGCGGCATCCCGGCGAGCAGGAAGGCAAGCACCGGCAGGCCGACGATCAGGGCCACCGAGGTCCAGAACACCGGGAACTGCTGGCCGGTCGCCATCTGGCGCTGGCGCGCCCGGTACGCGACGAACCAGGCCATGGCGAGCGCCACGACGAAGGCGACGCCGATCAGCCAGGAGCCATCGCCCCAAATCGCGCGCGGAAAATAAAAGCCGCGCTGGTTGAGGAAAGTGCCGAACGGCAGGTGGAAGCTTTCGCGCGGCGGAGGCAGGACGGCCAGCACGCCCGAATACCAGAAGAAGATGACCAGCAGAGGCGGGATGTTGCGGAAGATCTCGACATAGACCGTGCAGATCTTGCGGATCAGCCAGTTGTGCGACAGGCGACCGATGCCGATGACGAAGCCGATGATGGTGGCGGTGACGATGCCGGCAACTGCGACGATGATGGTGTTGATCAGGCCGACGAGGATGGCGCGGAAATAGGTCGAATCGGACGTATAGGCGATCGGCGTATCCGAGATGTCGAAACCGGCCCTGCCCCTCAGGAAGCCGAAGCCGGAGGCGATGTGCAGGCGAGCCAGATTGTCGATGACGTTCTGCACGATCCACCAGACCGAGCCGAACAACAAGACGATGACCAGCGTCTGAAAGAAGATGCTGCGTATTTTCGGGTCATTGACGAAGGAGCCGCGGCTCGGCTCCTCGCGAAGGATTTCCTGCGATGCCATGCGACCATCCCCTGGAAAGAGAAACCGGGAGGCAGATGACCTGCCCCCCGGGATCACGTTTCGATCAGCGGATCGGCGGAGCGTATTGCAGGCCGCCCTTGGTCCACAGCGCGTTGATGCCGCGCGCGATCTTGAGCGGGCTGCCGGAGCCGACATTGCGCTCGAACATTTCGCCGTAGTTACCGACCGCCTTGACGATGTTGACGACCCAGTCATTGGAGACGCCGAGATCGGTGCCGATCTTGGTGTCGGCTTCCTGGCCGAGCACGCGCTTGACCTCGGGATTGTCCGAGTTCTTCATCTCGTCGACATTGGCCTTGGTGATACCGAGCTCCTCGGCGTCGAGCAGCGCGAAGTAGGTCCACTTGACGATGTGGTACCACTGATCGTCGCCCTGGCGCACGGCCGGGCCGAGCGGCTCCTTGGAGATGATCTCGGGCAGCACGACGTGATCGGCAGGCGAGCCCAGCGTCAGACGGATGCCATAGAGGCCCGACTGGTCGGTGGTGTAGACGTCGCAGCGGCCGGCGTCATAGGCGGCGTTGACCTCTTCCAGCTTCTCGAACACGACGGGGTTGTACTCCATCTTGTTCGACTTGAAGTAGTCGGCAAGGTTGAGCTCGGTCGTGGTGCCGGTCTGCACGCAAACGGCGGCGCCCGAAAGCTGCAGCGCCGAGTTCACGCCCGGCAGCTTCTTGGCGTTGATCATGAAGCCCTGGCCGTCATAGTAGGTGGTGCCGACGAAGTTCAGGCCGAGCGCGGTATCGCGGTTGATCGTCCAGGTGGTGTTGCGCGACAGGATGTCGACCTCGCCGGACTGCAGCGCGGTGAAGCGTTCCTTGGCGCTGAGCGGTGTGAACTTGACCTTGGTGCCGTCACCGAAGACGGCGGCCGCGACGGCGCGGCAGAAGTCGGCGTCGATGCCCTGCCATTCCCCCTTGTCGTCCGGCGCCGAGAAGCCGGCGAGACCGGTCGAGACGCCGCACTGGATAAAGCCCTTCTGCTTCACGGTATCCAGCGTGCCGGCCGAAGCTGCCGACGCCGTAAACCCGAGCGCGGCGGCGCCAAGAATGCCGATTGCGATGTGTTTCATGACCCACAGACCCTTTTCTGCTTTACAGGCGCCCCTGCTTCCCAGGCAGCCCTGATCTTTTTTCATGTGTGAATGCAGCTCCCACTTCGGCCCACTCCCGGACCCGCACCGTTGCCGGTGCACTGCCTCCCATTCACGAAACGCATCGAAGGCGATTATTCCTGTGAGGTCAAGGGAAATGACCGAATTGCGACACGTTTGAAAACCGATTGCCGGAAATGCCCGAATTGCAGTCAGAAGCGCCCGCGAATTGGTCAAAAGCTGCAACCGGAACCGGCAAGTCGGAGCCCACGGAAATTTTGAACGTTACGCTAATTCATGCCGGTAACTACTGTCGCCGGCGATGGAAGGACTGGCGCGATTCATGGCGAAGGGCGGGCGCGCCAAGGTGCCTTCGACGCAAGTCCACCGGAGGCGCGCAAAGGGCGCGATCGGTGAGCCGGCGAGCTTTTATTTGGCCCACCCAAACACCGACGCTTGGCGGGCTCGGAGCGGTTGCACGGGCCGCCACGCCGCACTATGGCTGAGCTCCAGACACACTACGACAGGCGACGAACCATGGCGACAGACGGCAGCAAGATCGGCATCAACACGCGGCTTGCCCATTCCGGCAACAACCCGCGCGACTATTTCGGCTTCGTCAATCCGCCGGTCGTGCATGCCTCGACAGTGCTATATCCCGACGCCGCCGCGATGGCATCGCGCAGCCAGAAATACACTTATGGCACGCGCGGCACGCCGACCATGGATGCGCTCACGCTGGCCGTCGACGCGCTGGAGGGTTCAGCCGGCACGATCGCGGTGCCATCCGGCCTTGCGGCGGTGACAATCCCCCTGCTCACTTTCGTCTCGGCTGGCGACCATCTGCTGATCGTCGATTCGGTCTATCATCCGACACGGAATTTCGCCGACACCATGCTGAAGCGCCTCGGTGTCGAGATCGAATATTACGATCCGCGCATCGGCGCCGGCATCGCCCAGCTGATCAAGCCCAACACCAAGGTGGTGTTCGCCGAATCGCCGGGATCGAACACCTATGAGGTGCAGGACATTCCGGCAATCGTAAAGGCCGCGCATGCGGCAGGCGCCATCGTCATGATGGACAACACCTGGGCGACGCCGCTCTTTTTCAAACCGCTCGACCATGGCGTCGACATCTCGATCCATGCGGCCACCAAATATCCGGCCGGCCATTCCGATGTGCTGCTCGGCACGGTGTCGGCCAACGAAACGCATTGGAAGGCGCTCTACGAAGGCTTCTGCACGCTGGGATGCTGTTCCGGGCCGGACGACGTCTACCAGGTGCTGCGCGGCCTGCGCACGATGGGGGTCAGGCTCGAGCATCACCAGAAGAGCGCACTCGACATCGCGCGCTGGCTGGAGGAGCAACCGGGCGTGGCGCAGGTGCTGCATCCGGCACTGGAAAGCCACCCGGATCACGCGCTGTGGAAGCGCGACTTCTGCGGCTCGAGCGGCATCTTCTCGATCGTGCTCAAGGGTGGCGGGCAAAAACAGCAGCACGCCTTCCTCGACGCATTGAAGATCTTCGGCCTCGGCTATTCCTGGGGCGGCTATGAGAGCCTTGCCGTGCCGGTCTTCCTGGGCGACCGCACCATAGCCAAGGGCTCCTATGCCGGTCCGCTCATCCGCCTGCAGATCGGGCTCGAGGACGTCGAGGACCTCAAGGCCGACATCCAGCGCGGGCTCAAAGCGGCAGCCGAAGTCTGAGCGGCGGGCATAGCGCCCGACCAGATCGGACAAGTCCGGGAACCTTTTGCCGGCAGGCGCATCCAATTCACGGATGAAACGCCTGTCCGGGAGATTGGGCGCGATTGAGAAAGCCGAGGCCGCTGGCGGTGTGGCGAACGCGTCGCCTCGCGCAATAATATTCTTCCCGGCCGCGAATATACGGATTGGTTTGGCTTCCAAATCCGTGGCTTCGGCGGCATTGCGAGCAGCGCAAATTCCAGCCATTTGATCCCAAGGGCCTGCCATGGCGTTCCGCCTCTTCGTTCCGATCCTTGCCGGCGCGACGCTCCGCGAACGACTGCTTGCCTGCATCGGCGCGACCATCGGCGTCGCGCTGACCGGCGTGATCAGCGGGCTCGCCATGGGGAGCGGCCCGCATGTGGCGCTGCTGGTGGCGCCGATGGGGGCTTCCGCCGTGCTGCTGTTCGCCGTGCCTTCGAGCCCGCTGGCGCAGCCTTGGTCGATCATCGGCGGCAATACGATTTCGGCGCTGGTCGGCGTCACGGTGGCGCATTTCGTGCATGACCCGGTGATCGCCTCCGGGCTGGCCGTGGCGCTCGCCATTGCCGCCATGTCGTTCACGCGCTCGCTGCATCCGCCGGGAGGCGCCGCGGCTCTCACCGGCGTGCTTGGCGGACCGGCCGTGGTCAGCGCAGGCTTTTTGTTTCCCTTCGTGCCGGTGGCGCTGAATTCGATCATATTGGTGACGCTCGGCTTGCTGTTCCACAAGCTGTCGCGGCGCAATTATCCGCATGTCCACGCGCCTGTGGCCAACAGCCACGGCACCGCCGACCGGCCGCCCACGACGCGCGTCGGCTTCCGGCCGGAGGATGTCGATGCTGCCCTTGCCGCGCTCGACGAGAGCTTCGACATCGACCGCGACGACATCGAAAGGCTGCTGCGTCAGGTCGAATTGCAGGCGACGGTGCGCTCGCACCGCACCCTGCTCTGCCGGGACATCATGTCCCGCGACGTGATCTCGGTGACGGAGAACGCCACCGCGGACGAGGCGCGAAAGCAGCTTCTCGACCACAATATCCGCATCTTGCCGGTGGTCGACGCCGAGGCAAGGCTGGCCGGCGCCGTCGGCCTGCGCGAGCTGACGAGACCGACCGACACGGTAAAGGGCGTGATGTCGAAGGCCGGCACCGCCTCGCCCGACACGCCGGCGATGAGCCTGCTGCCGGCGCTGACCGACGGGCACAGCCATGCGGTGGTGATCGTCGACGCCGGGCGGCATATTCTTGGCCTGATCACCCAG from Mesorhizobium sp. M1E.F.Ca.ET.045.02.1.1 includes the following:
- a CDS encoding amino acid ABC transporter ATP-binding protein; this translates as MSTENAVSAEDIKVDAKKMHVSTTDVAIDIVGMHKWYGEFHVLKDINLKVMRGERIVICGPSGSGKSTMIRCINRLEEHQKGKIIVDGKELTNDLKKIDEVRREVGMVFQHFNLFPHLTILENCTLAPIWVRKTPKKQAEEIAMHFLKRVKIPEQANKYPGQLSGGQQQRVAIARSLCMNPRIMLFDEPTSALDPEMIKEVLETMVGLAEEGMTMLCVTHEMGFARKVANRVIFMDQGQIVEQNTPAEFFDHPRHERTKLFLSQILH
- a CDS encoding amino acid ABC transporter permease produces the protein MQEHDMSWVRTEMALAQPAPPTERGAYAWVRKNLIGSVSDTILTVLGIAIVLWVLPQVINWAFISAQWIGPNRTVCATVAQGGIQPDGWSGACWAFVNAKFGQFMFGTYPVEERWRPILVAVLLVVLLVPMLIPRVPRKGLNAILLFLVLPVVSFFLLSGGAFGLPLVETSRWGGLLVTLSLSFVGIAVSLPLGTLLALGRRSKMPIVKMLCVIFIETVRGIPLITVLFFASVMLPLFLPAGVTFDKFLRALIGVSLFAAAYMAEVVRGGLQAIPKGQYEGADSLGLGYWQKMGLIVLPQALKLVIPAIVNTFIGMFKDTSLVLIISIFDLLGVVKQNLSDANWATPQTAKSGLVFAAFVFWLFCFGMSRYSMYTERRLDTGYKR
- a CDS encoding amino acid ABC transporter permease yields the protein MASQEILREEPSRGSFVNDPKIRSIFFQTLVIVLLFGSVWWIVQNVIDNLARLHIASGFGFLRGRAGFDISDTPIAYTSDSTYFRAILVGLINTIIVAVAGIVTATIIGFVIGIGRLSHNWLIRKICTVYVEIFRNIPPLLVIFFWYSGVLAVLPPPRESFHLPFGTFLNQRGFYFPRAIWGDGSWLIGVAFVVALAMAWFVAYRARQRQMATGQQFPVFWTSVALIVGLPVLAFLLAGMPLTFDLPKQSTFNLTGGFQVKPEFLSLYLALSCYTAAFIAEIVRAGIRGVSKGQTEAAGALGLRSGPILRLVVVPQAMRIVIPPMTSQYLNLTKNSSLAIAIGYPDLTATAGTVLNQTGQAVEGVFIMMIAYLVLSLITSAVMNVVNARMALVER
- a CDS encoding amino acid ABC transporter substrate-binding protein, which gives rise to MKHIAIGILGAAALGFTASAASAGTLDTVKQKGFIQCGVSTGLAGFSAPDDKGEWQGIDADFCRAVAAAVFGDGTKVKFTPLSAKERFTALQSGEVDILSRNTTWTINRDTALGLNFVGTTYYDGQGFMINAKKLPGVNSALQLSGAAVCVQTGTTTELNLADYFKSNKMEYNPVVFEKLEEVNAAYDAGRCDVYTTDQSGLYGIRLTLGSPADHVVLPEIISKEPLGPAVRQGDDQWYHIVKWTYFALLDAEELGITKANVDEMKNSDNPEVKRVLGQEADTKIGTDLGVSNDWVVNIVKAVGNYGEMFERNVGSGSPLKIARGINALWTKGGLQYAPPIR
- a CDS encoding cystathionine beta-lyase, whose product is MATDGSKIGINTRLAHSGNNPRDYFGFVNPPVVHASTVLYPDAAAMASRSQKYTYGTRGTPTMDALTLAVDALEGSAGTIAVPSGLAAVTIPLLTFVSAGDHLLIVDSVYHPTRNFADTMLKRLGVEIEYYDPRIGAGIAQLIKPNTKVVFAESPGSNTYEVQDIPAIVKAAHAAGAIVMMDNTWATPLFFKPLDHGVDISIHAATKYPAGHSDVLLGTVSANETHWKALYEGFCTLGCCSGPDDVYQVLRGLRTMGVRLEHHQKSALDIARWLEEQPGVAQVLHPALESHPDHALWKRDFCGSSGIFSIVLKGGGQKQQHAFLDALKIFGLGYSWGGYESLAVPVFLGDRTIAKGSYAGPLIRLQIGLEDVEDLKADIQRGLKAAAEV
- a CDS encoding HPP family protein; translation: MAFRLFVPILAGATLRERLLACIGATIGVALTGVISGLAMGSGPHVALLVAPMGASAVLLFAVPSSPLAQPWSIIGGNTISALVGVTVAHFVHDPVIASGLAVALAIAAMSFTRSLHPPGGAAALTGVLGGPAVVSAGFLFPFVPVALNSIILVTLGLLFHKLSRRNYPHVHAPVANSHGTADRPPTTRVGFRPEDVDAALAALDESFDIDRDDIERLLRQVELQATVRSHRTLLCRDIMSRDVISVTENATADEARKQLLDHNIRILPVVDAEARLAGAVGLRELTRPTDTVKGVMSKAGTASPDTPAMSLLPALTDGHSHAVVIVDAGRHILGLITQTDLLAAAARVETADRAALKAVA